The DNA window CTTCTACCTCTTCTCCTCCTTCGGCAGTCCCGTTGCCGTTTCACGGGTCGCGCGCCTCGGAAACACCGGAAGGGGGCTGGGAGAAGGACTTCTGATACTCGGTATAGGCATATTCCTCACAGGCTTGTCAGCCTCATTTCTCGGCACATACACGCAACTTGCCTACGCGGGAATAATAGTCTCATCGTGCATAGCGGGCTTCGGCTCGAGTTATTACCATCCAATCGGCAGCGGCATCGTGCAGAAGAGTTTCGGTAACGAGGCGATGGGCGTCGCACTCGGAGTGAACGGATCTCTTGGCAGTTTCGGAAGAGCGATATTTCTCACAATCTCAGTAGTGGCTTTCGGAGCGTTCATGCTCTCCGGCGGACTGATGCTCATAGGGACGGCGTGCATTGCTGCCGGTGCGCCGATATTCATCTTCTTCCGATTTATTGAAGGAGAAAACGTGCCAGTCCCGGGAAGCGGCAGTGCGCGCAGCTGGGACAGGATAGGACCGGCAGTAAGGGGGACGTGGCCGCTGATTGTTCTGACTTTTGTGAGGAATGCGGCCTCCACCGGGATCATACTGTATCTGCCAACCTACTTCATAAGGGCACATCTGCTCCCTTACGGCCTGAGCCTTGGTCTCATGATGACGGTCATACTGTCTCTTCCAATCCCCGGTCAGATCATGATTGGCTGGATTTCAGACAGAATCGGTCTCATCAGGACGCTGTTCCTGACGACACTGATGTCCGGCGTCTTCGTCATGGTATTCCTGCTCTATCCTCTGAACCTCTACTTCGATGCGGCGTCGCTCGGCCTGTTCAGCCTGTTCGCTTTCAGCGGTTTCCCGATCCTGTTTCCGATCGCAACGAAAATGGGCAGAGCCGGGGACGCTCATCTGAGCCGGGGAGTAATATGGACAGCAGTAGGTTCCGGCTCTGCAGCCAGCCCCGTGATCGTCGTCCTGCTGAGCGAGGCGTGGGCGATGGGCAGTCTTCAGGGCGCATTCCTTGTTCTTTCATTGGCTACCGTAATAGTATCAGCTCTGTCATTTTCGTCAAGGATCGCGCTCAGCGAGAAGAAACACAGCAATCTATGATTTCACGGGAACTGAACCTTTGCCGAATGTGAACAGAGAAAGTTGAAGCAGGACAGTGTAGTGCGTCTGTATTCTCTGAAATAAACAAGTCGGTCCGATGCTACCGTGTATGGAGTAGAGTTCCGGCATTACCCTGAACTCTGCTATATCAAAGATGCTGAGTGGAAGCATTCAAGTCAATGTTTGCAGGCAAAAATAGACAGTATCGCCGAGGCAGTGAGTTAATATCTACAGTTGTACATGTTCGGATCATGGAACTGTGGGAACTGACCATAACCCAGACTGACTGTCCGAATATAGAGACAACTGAAACTTTCGAAAATACATGCATACTGCTGATGAACACCGAATCATCCGGAAAATACCAGGACATATTCGCAATAATATATTCAACTGAAAAGCAGGAGCTGAATTCCGCACTTAAGTTCCTTTCATCGCATCGCAGAGTTTCAAATTTCAACCTGATATCAAAGAAAAGCGGCATTGCCATGGTTTTCTACAGGATGCAGCAGACATCCATGTTCCGCAAGACCTCGAAACTGGGTTTCCGCATACACCCGATTATGGTGGGCAAAGGGAGGGAGAAGTGGTTCTATATCAACAGCGGGCTGAAACCTCTCACTGAGAAAGACGTGAATGATAAATTCACAACAATAATCTCCATGAATTCAATAGCACAGGAGGAGTTCTTTCAGCAATATCCGGCATCTTTCAACAGGCTAAACATGGCCCATATGATGGCAATGCTCTCGGGAGATGAAGTGAAGCTGATAAGCACAATCAATGAACTTGGATTTTTTGACTGGCCGCGTGGTGCCAGTCTTACACAGTTGAGCAATAAGATGAAGATGTCGAAGAGCACACTTTCCTACCACGTGAGGGGAGTTGAAAAGAAGATCGCAAACATGCTCACTGAGGAAGCGGGCGTCTGCAGGTGAGATGACACCGGATTTCTGGTTGGATTTGGTCGTTTCCCGTTTGTTCATGCAGCAGGCAGGCCTGCATGCCCGTAGGTTGAGTAGGGCTGAAGCAGGATGCTCCGCAGCATAGGCCGCCGGTCTGCTGCAAAAGCCCCGGCACATCGCTGCGATGAAGGCCTTTTGAGTAAAGGGTTGTGCCTCATCAATTCCAATCGGACAGTAAATCAGGACAACGGCAGATGTTCCGCAACGGAGCGACAGCTTGTCTGTCGGCGCATCAGTGCGCCATAGCATGCGAAAAGAGAGTGCTGGGCTATCACTCAGGTTGCCTGACGCGGTGCAAAGACCAGAGAACATAGTGTAATGGTCACTTTCCATTTTTCTCTCTGATTAAGGCTCTGATTGTTGCGGCCAGTCCTTCTGGATCACGGGCTCCTGCAAACTTAAAGAGCAGCCTGTCGCCCTGAATGAACACAAGATCGCCGACCATCCGGCTGTCTATGCTCACCTTCGGTTTGCCGAAATTTACCCGCTCTCTGTCCTGGACCGGAAGCGAACGCTTGTTCTGAGCAATAATTTCAACATCTGCAAGATCGAAAGTGCTGACTGGTTTCCGCTCTCCCCTCTTATCGGCCGCCATCACTATTGCCTTTGTATCTGTTATGACTACGCTGTTTCCCTTGTCAGACCGGGAAGCCCTCCACAAATATATGAAGTATACAAAGCCCACAAGCCATGGAAACCCTGAGAATCCCTTTGAAAACAGAATTATGCCTGAAACGAACAGAATGGCGACTATTGCAATCTGATAGTATTTAAAACCGGAGTGAAATGGCACCGGATAAATCTCCAGAACCTTTTTCCCGGCGTCTCGCTCTGTCTGTGTTGAAGTCAGTCGGCTGCCCGGGAATTTCACACCCCGGTTACTAAAGAAAACAACCTGATATTAAACATGACGCTGAAACAGATTGCCTATATTCAGTTGCAAAAAAACCGCATGTTTGCTTTGAAAACGAGCCTGCTAGTGCGCGAGCTGCATGTGTCAGCACAGGATTCCAGTAAGGCAAATTATCTACAGTTTCCACAATTTCTGTCTGCCCCCTTCTCCGCTCTATCCGAAAATACGAGCTGTCCTGAGGCAATATAGTTGTGAACAAGCCAGGGAAGGAACAGTAGGTAACTGAAAGGCATCAGCGTGTTCATGCGTGTGTGGAATGCGGACTAAAGTGTTATTGTGCTGGTCTGCCCCCTTAATCCTCTTGTCCAGAATTAGTGACCAGACCAAATCAGTGATCACCATAAAATAATCTGAGAGTTTCACGCTGGAATCATGTGCAGAACACTTAAACCTGTACAAGTAAAGCTTATAATTCAGATTTTTGTTTGACAACACAAGGTGAAGTTATGGGGGCGGAAACTTCTCAAGTATACAAATCTCCTTATGGTGAGTACCGGATAATTGTCGATGATGCCGGGAGAAAGTACAGAGTGGGAGAAGATGTCAAAGGCATAACAAAACGTGTGGGCATCGGCCAGGGCAGGAGAACGCTGCTTTGGGGAGCCTGGATGTGCTTCTTCTTCGGAAGTGTTATTGAATATGGATGGGGAGTTGCATCCACAACAGTCATACAGTACTATGGATGGAATTATTCCCTGGCGTTTTTCAATTACACGGTATACGTTCTGTTCGAAGCGACTATAATCGCATACACATACAGTTGGCTGCGTGAAAAGGGTCTCATATCTCCAAGAAGGACGATGCTTATGGCTGTCCCTCTTGTTGCAGTATGTTATTATTTTCTCGCACATTCGTTTGCACCTTGGATTTCTTATGCGGGCTACGCTGCCATTGGCGGCTTTGGTTCAGGCGCGGGGTATGCGACAGGGGGCCATGTTGTAACCAAATGGTTCCCGGACAAGAGAGGATGGAGATTGGGATTCGCCGACGGTGCATGGGCCTACGGTTCAGTTCCGTTCATTATTTACTACGCAGCCTATTTCCACACGAACGATTTCATTCCAGTGCTGTACGCAACTGGCATAATTCTTGGCATCGGCATGCTTATCGCAAGTTTCCTTGTCTGTGATCCACCGAAATACTGGTGGCCGAAGGATGTGGACCCCATTGCAGCCAGAAAAGGCAAATTAAAGTCAAGAGAGCTTAAAAACAATCCCCCGGCGGTTGCCCAGTTTGAAACGCGTGAATTCTGGGCCTCAAGAGCGGGAAATGCACTAATTGCAGCCTTTACTCTCGGACTGTGCGCATCTCTTTTCAATGTCGGGTTCTATGCGCCATTCGGTGTTGCCATGGGACTTAAGTCCGGCATTGTTGTGTTTACAGTCGGCGCGGCTGGATTTGCATTCACTGATGGCATTGGCCGGCCAACGATGGGCTACATATCGACCATCATTGGAAGAAGAAGGATGTTCTACATAGCATACCTGATAATGGGTCTGGGTGGTCTGGCAACGCTTTATGCAGGTGAGATTCATGACGCGATGCTCTGGGCATTCTTCGCGGTTGTGAGTGGTGCAGTATCCGGTGCTTGCTTTGTCTTCGCTCTGCTGATTGCAACAGACTACTATGGAGAGAACAACGCTGCAAAGAACTGGTCAAGCAATTATGTCTTCAAAGTCATAGGCGGTGCTTTCGCAGGCATTGTTGCAGCGGCAATCCTCGCGGCAACCAATAACTGGCCGCTCGTATTCTATCTGGGCGCAGGCTTCTCACTGATAGGTGCCTTCCTGATATGGGCATTTGTGAAGCAGCCTACCGAAGAGGAATACGCAAGGATCAGACAGAAACTGAACCGACCCGTTCCTGCTGAGATAATGAACAAGATCACAGCCACACGCACTGAACAGGTGAAGGGGGGAGACGAATGACCGAAGAGATGGAATACACCGATCACAAAGGTCTGATTGACGTTTCTGACACGGTCGTGTTCATATTGGGTTTTGTCATCATGGCGATCGGTTTCCTGATTAGCGTCGTCGGGGTTGATGGCAGTTCGCAGGTGGTTGTAGGGGTCGGGATAGCACTCATCTGGGTAGGTGTGGCAACTGCATTCTTCAGCGGCCTCATCGGAAACAGAAAAATACCGACCGGCTATGAAAAACGGTAGTTCGGGAGAAGCCTGAAAAACAAACACACCGGGATTGCGGACGTGCCGCATTCCCGGCAAACATTATTTTTATACATTTTTTATTCACATATACAGATTTAGCTTCAGGGGACGTTTGCCACCGTCTTTGTAAACTCCGAAATCGGTTTATCAACTGTTGCCTCTACGTACCACCCGGTGCACCGTTGAATGCCAGTTCAGAAGAAAAACAGAGGTTGGTACCTGTTCAACATAAAATCTTTATTGTTAGAGCATGAATCCAACTAAAATCGGTAAAGGCGAATCGATATGGGCGGAAATAATCACAGTAAGGAAAACGGTACAGTTTCCACGGCGGATTTGGAAAAGTCGGTACTCCGGCTTGAGGTCAATTACAGGGGCATATTCCAGAAGTCATTGGCATACAGAATTACAAATGACCTGGTCTATGCTGCACATTCTGAGGGAAAAACAGCCTTCTCCAACGGCAGGTACAGCGACGACCCGCAGAGAAATGGTGTGCCGTGTGCCAACTTCGCTTTCTTCTCCGACAAACTTTCAGAGGATGATCTTGAAGCTGTTGCAAGCGCAAGCATGGACATCGACAGGGCAAATGTTGTTGTCGTGCTGGACGACACAATGGTAAAGGGGCTGGAGCCGTGGGGGCACTACGGGATAAGGCCGATTAACGAAAAAGTAATCGCAGGCGGTACGCTCCTTGTCATTTCACGGAGAAAACCGGAGGAACTTATAAAACATCTGGAAAAGAAGCCGTTCAGTTACAACATTGCAATCCTGCCAGGCGATCAGAGTTTTGCAGGTCTCTGGTATTACAGGGACGATTTGACAGATGTCAGGACGCTTGCGGCGATTGCGAGGGTTGCACCTGATGTAGTAGGCATTAAGACCGTTGAAGAATACGTCAGGAAGAAGTACGTCGACGAAGGAAAGGTAAAGGGCGTCCAGGAAGCTTATGACTCCGTTGCAGTCAGGGAAGTGCATCCCAGCGAAGGGATAGTCTG is part of the Candidatus Sysuiplasma acidicola genome and encodes:
- a CDS encoding MFS transporter, with the protein product MTQSTHFGKNSFVLMVTSVAHFVNDGESALLPVVLPLLAYTISSSYALAAVAASFYLFSSFGSPVAVSRVARLGNTGRGLGEGLLILGIGIFLTGLSASFLGTYTQLAYAGIIVSSCIAGFGSSYYHPIGSGIVQKSFGNEAMGVALGVNGSLGSFGRAIFLTISVVAFGAFMLSGGLMLIGTACIAAGAPIFIFFRFIEGENVPVPGSGSARSWDRIGPAVRGTWPLIVLTFVRNAASTGIILYLPTYFIRAHLLPYGLSLGLMMTVILSLPIPGQIMIGWISDRIGLIRTLFLTTLMSGVFVMVFLLYPLNLYFDAASLGLFSLFAFSGFPILFPIATKMGRAGDAHLSRGVIWTAVGSGSAASPVIVVLLSEAWAMGSLQGAFLVLSLATVIVSALSFSSRIALSEKKHSNL
- a CDS encoding MFS transporter, translated to MGAETSQVYKSPYGEYRIIVDDAGRKYRVGEDVKGITKRVGIGQGRRTLLWGAWMCFFFGSVIEYGWGVASTTVIQYYGWNYSLAFFNYTVYVLFEATIIAYTYSWLREKGLISPRRTMLMAVPLVAVCYYFLAHSFAPWISYAGYAAIGGFGSGAGYATGGHVVTKWFPDKRGWRLGFADGAWAYGSVPFIIYYAAYFHTNDFIPVLYATGIILGIGMLIASFLVCDPPKYWWPKDVDPIAARKGKLKSRELKNNPPAVAQFETREFWASRAGNALIAAFTLGLCASLFNVGFYAPFGVAMGLKSGIVVFTVGAAGFAFTDGIGRPTMGYISTIIGRRRMFYIAYLIMGLGGLATLYAGEIHDAMLWAFFAVVSGAVSGACFVFALLIATDYYGENNAAKNWSSNYVFKVIGGAFAGIVAAAILAATNNWPLVFYLGAGFSLIGAFLIWAFVKQPTEEEYARIRQKLNRPVPAEIMNKITATRTEQVKGGDE
- a CDS encoding helix-turn-helix domain-containing protein — translated: MNTESSGKYQDIFAIIYSTEKQELNSALKFLSSHRRVSNFNLISKKSGIAMVFYRMQQTSMFRKTSKLGFRIHPIMVGKGREKWFYINSGLKPLTEKDVNDKFTTIISMNSIAQEEFFQQYPASFNRLNMAHMMAMLSGDEVKLISTINELGFFDWPRGASLTQLSNKMKMSKSTLSYHVRGVEKKIANMLTEEAGVCR
- a CDS encoding 4Fe-4S binding protein; protein product: MGGNNHSKENGTVSTADLEKSVLRLEVNYRGIFQKSLAYRITNDLVYAAHSEGKTAFSNGRYSDDPQRNGVPCANFAFFSDKLSEDDLEAVASASMDIDRANVVVVLDDTMVKGLEPWGHYGIRPINEKVIAGGTLLVISRRKPEELIKHLEKKPFSYNIAILPGDQSFAGLWYYRDDLTDVRTLAAIARVAPDVVGIKTVEEYVRKKYVDEGKVKGVQEAYDSVAVREVHPSEGIVWPYPKPKLPSWENFEEGIAVKSVARGFKMGPRGQNRNPDFKRGTSKTQRPVIRFDTCIKCTLCWYDCPDECFDPAADGLYDVNYEYCTGCGRCAQVCPVNDCIVMVDELNFDNNNSPWELYKKNPEAYVKMIEEKKGTARFMPSPVTGKGEKHTEIKVPVPFKASGGN